TGGTTAAGATGCATGAAGCCGGTGCTTCCTTAAATGCAATTGCTAAAAAATACGGTGTCAGCGAGTATCATGTGCGGGAAGTCATCCGACTGGCACGGGGTGAAGCTAAGGGCAAGAAGTCTTCGGGGCGCAAGTAAAGTACAGAGATAAGCAGAGGAACTCTTTAAAAATTAATGGGCGATACCCGAATCGAACGGGTGACCTCTGGTATGTGAGACCAGCGCTCTAACCAGCTGAGCTAATCGCCCTAAATCTGTTTGTAGTTTAACGAACTCTATATCGTAGTCAAGTTTTAAATAAACGAAATCTCACGGGTAGAAGGCCCGGTTTACCCATACCCAAATGGACGGTTGTATCGTAGATAATCTCAGTTTAATAACCATTTCAGTTGCCAACTATTTTCGCCAAACTTAGCAGGATCTGAATTAAATCGTTGACTGGATTGAGATATTTTTGAGCATAGCGGTTGTGGTTTGAATTCCTTTTTCGTCTTTTATTCTCTGATAGATTCTCAGTGCTTGTTCAAGATTGGATTGTGCTTCATTGGGTTGGGATATGGCAAGAAACTCTCCCAGTTTTACAAGACAGTCGGCTTCGCCCTGCGGGTCGTTGAGAAGGCGAAAAAGTTCTAACGCTTGAAGGAGGTACTGTTTTGCACCGGACCCATCGTTGAGGGAATAAAAGACATCGGCTAAAGCACGGCGGATGTTTGCTTCGCGCCGATTGTCGTGCAACTGGCGATTCAAATTTAACGCCTCTTCCAGGCGTTCCTTAGCCTGTGCCGGTTGATTTTGTTTATGTAGTACCAGGCCGATGTGGTAAAGGTCATCAATTGTTGCCGAACGGTTCATTAGACTCTGGTGTCTACTTAAGGCGTCGCTAAAATCTTTTAACGCCTCCTGCCAGTTTCCTTCCAGGAATTTAATTAAACCCTGCTCGGCAATAGCATCAGCAAGGGTCGCCTTGTCTCCGGAGCGGTGGGTTAACTCAATGAGTTGTTCGAGCGCGGCACGGGCTTTTTTCCTGTCTCCTGAGATTCGGTAAGCACGGCAGAGTTCAAGAAGTGCCTTTATCTCGTGCCGGATGTCGGCGCTGCGCCGGCTTAATTCCCGGGCTTCTTCAAGTTGAACGATTCCTTGGGACGGTTCATTTTGCAGAACCCAGAGACGACCGGAGAGGATAAGGTCGCCCGCCAGTTCTTTTTCCCGGTTCGGTTCGCGGTCGAGCATTATCGCTTCATCGATAAGCGCTCGAGCGCGTTGATAATTTTGGTGCATAATACAGTTGACGGCAAGCCCGATGAGATTGCGACTGATGAGTTTACGGTCGTTGACTTTTCGGGCAAAACTGAGCCCCTGTTCAAAAAATTCCCGGGCGATGTCAATGGAATCGGTATGCTCATGAGTCAAACCCAGTTCGTAGAGGGTCCGTGCCTGGCCGCGCAGGTAATTGAGGTCACGGTAAATTTGCAACGCCCGGTCAAGGGCATCGATGGCACGTTTGTAGTCCTGTTGTGCACGATGGATTGTGCCGATGGCGGTGAGATGCTCGGCTTCACCCAGTCGGTTGCGAAACTGGCGTGACATATGCAAGCCATCTTCGTAGGCAGCCCGCGCCCGGTCCAGTTCACCCCGGGTGAAAAGTAGGTCACCGATTGCGGTATACTGCGCCACCGCAGCCCGGTGGTCACCGATACTTTCCAGTAAGCGAAGGGCGGTGCGGTGGTGTTCAAGTGCTGCTTCAATTTGGTTTTTTTGTGCTAAGATTTCCGCAAGGTTGATAAGGGCGCGCGCTTCCCAATCAGCATATTTTATCAAACGGCTGAGGCGAATTGTCTCTTTTAACAATGTCTGAGCTTTTGACAGGTCATTTTTTTCCCGGGCGATTCGGGCAGCGAGAAAACAGGCCGCAGCGGTTGCGCTAATTGAGCCGAGTTTGCGGGCGATGTTGAGTGCCTGGATAAACTCCTGTTCGGCAAGTTCGAGTTTCCGGTTAAAAAACTGGCAACCACCACAGAGTAGATGAAGGGCAACAAGTTCGGTTCCTGCTGCTTCCTTTTTTGCTTCTTCCCAGCGATTTAGGGCTTTATCCCATACCCTGCGCTCTGCCATTTTCATACCGGCTTCGAAAAGACGGGCGACTTCTGCTTTATTTGTGTGAGTCAGACCGTCAATATAAACGATGCCGAGGCGGCGACCAAATTGATTAAGGCGGGTGTAGTAATTACGGAAGGCGGTTCGTTCAATCAAAGACAACTCTTGTTCAAGGAGGAGGAGTTTGTGGCGCAGGCGGGTTTGTTTCCTCACTAACAGTAGAATTACGCCAGCGGCGGTAATGACCAGCATGGTTAAAACAAATAAAACAATTTCCATCGGTAAATGATAATGGGCAAAACTTAAATGGCAAATGATGCCGAGCGGTTTTGAGTGTTTGTTAGCTTCTTCCCCTTGATGGTTTGTTTTGATTGCGGCAAAAGGTTTGCTCGGGCGTGTTTAAGTTCTTGAATGGGAAGTGGAATAAGATGCCTAAATTTGACAGAAGGGGATTAACCAGCGACAATAAGGGGTGAAACATTGGATTATTGCGCTAACTTTGGGCTGGGCGACAGTTATAACAGGATGTCGGGGAACCGGTAAGGTTGAGCCGTTTAAGCCGGACGCGTTGCTGGAACCGATAACAGTTAAAGAGCTAAGCGAAGATGCGGTTGCAATTTGTGCCGATGGGGGGCGGTTACTTCTGTTGAGTGCTTCTGGAACGCGGGTTCTCGTAATTGACACCGGTTTCAGCCGGGTCGAGACATTACCGTTGAATATAAGGCTGGTGCCGCCAAGGGGAATTGGTGCTGACCGATATTACATTTATGTCTATGACGATAATGTTCTTTACCGTCTGGCAAAAGATAAACTAACAATGCAGGGAATTTTGAGTAATGTACGGGTTGCCGGATTGGCGGGCTATGCTCCAGGAGAGGTTCTGGTGAGTGACCGGGAGCGGCAGTTGGTGTTATTGAAGACCCTTTTTGGCGAGAGTCGGGTTTTTCTGGACAAGGTTGATTTGCCGCAACCCGGGGCAATGGCAAATTTTCCGGACGGGGTTTTTGGTATCTTAAGCGCGTCGGACCGGCTTGTTAAGGTAAATCGGGCGGGAATTGTGGTTGGGATGGTAAAGGTTCCTTCTGGTGTTGATATACTATGTGCTGATAAGTTGGGTCGGGCGCTGGTATTAAAAAGCGGCGAACCGGTCTTGTGGCTGGGTGAGGCTGATAAGTTAAAGGGTTATGAGTTGAGCGGGTCGGTAGCACCGCAGGGATGCGCAGTCACGGGTGGGCAATTAGTGATTCTGGATAAGGGGAACCGGTTGATTTTTTATCGTTTGCCAGCGCTTTCCGGTTTGCCCGGGAATGAGGCGGAGCAGGAAAACGGGCTGTTTCCCGGCAGATAAATGCTGGGAGTTTATTTTCTATTTCTGCAGTTAACAACTTTATCAGGCCAAGTGCCCGTGACTGACTACGGTCAAATTTCTGTTTGGCCGCTGGGCGAGCGCCTGGAACGGGTTTTTGTTGCCGATGGAATAAATGCGGTGTATCCGGTTGGGAAAGGTTTTGAAGTCGGTGAGGTGCAGGCGGTCCTAATCCTGGGCAGCGATTCGGTTTTTGTTAATTCTCGGCTTCTGCCGCGGTCAGCGTATCTGCTTAATGTCCGAGAGGGAAAAGTGATTTTTCTTGTACACCTGCCCGAGCTGGCTATCGTTCGGGTGGTGTATCGCTATTTAAGTTTTAGTGACCGCCGGACAATGCCGAAAGGGGAAGTTTTGAGAGTGCTTGAACCGGCGCGCGGGGAGACACTGATTACTGTGGCAAGGATAGATACAATCGGTGCGGAGCCATCCGGGAACTGGACGGTTTCCGGGAGCAAGTCACTTGGATTTTCTGCGGGCAGCGTTTCCGGCGTTGGTATTGACCAGGCAACAAACCTAATTCTTTCCGGGCAGGTGGAAGATGTTTTTGTCGAGGCGGAGCTTTCTGACCAGAGTACGCCAATACCGCCCGAGGGGACAACAAGAGAACTGGAGGAGCTGGACCGGATTGCGATTGCCGTGCGAGGCCGGGGCTGGCAGGGAAATTTTGGCGATGTGGAACTGGGATTTGATGGGGGGATGTTTGGCAAGGTGGCGCGGCGGACACTTGGTGCGGTTGTTAAAGGGAGTTTAGGCAATTTTTCGGTTACCGGGGGTTATGCGAAGCCACGAGGCGAGTTTGGCTCATTGGTGTTAAATGGCATTGATGGGGTTCAGGGTCCATATCCACTGGCACCGGATGGCAGAGCAGCCGAAATTGTGCCGGGGAGCGAGAAGGTTTATCTTGATGGCAAGCTGCTGGTGCGGGGCTGGGATGCCGATTACACGATTGACTATTCTACCGGTGAGCTAATTTTTACCAATCGGCACTTAATTGACCACCGTTCCCGAATAGAGGCGGAGTTTCAGTTTGTCACCGGTGAGTATGAACGGAGTGGGGTTGTTGCCGGGGTTGGGTTTCAACCCGGTCCATTTGGTTTTGAATTGACATTTTTTCAGGAGGGCGATGACCCTAACAGAACCCTGGCGCTGGAGTTGAGCGAGGAGGAGAAAAAGTTGTTGGGCGCGCTGGGTAAAGATACCAGTCGGGCGTGGTTGCCCGGTGGGAAGTTTGTCGGGGAAGGCAAAGGCGATTATGTACAGGAGGAGGGTCATTTTCGGTATGTTGGCAGCGGCAGGGGTGACTATCAGGTGCGTTTTACCCTGAAGGGAGATTCGCTTGGTTCTTATGTGTACGACGACAGTTTACTGGCATTTCGCTATGTTGGCAGAAACCAGGGAAACTATGTTGACAGTGTCCGGGTTGTTTTACCCAAAAGACAGGAGGTGGGTTACGGGAAGATGGTTTTTGACCTTGGCAGATTGCAAGGTGCAGTTGAGGGGGCATTAAGCCAAAGGAGTGCGAATCTATTTGCTCAGAATGGGGCAAGTGACCAGGGTGGAGGCTTGAATCTGAATTTAGGTTGGCAGGATACAATCTGGGGAATAGAGTATCGGCACCGGGTCGCCGGAACCGGGTTTGTTTTTCCTGGTGCTAAACCGGAGGTCGATTTTTCCTATCGCTGGGCGGGTAGCCGTCAGGAGGAACGGAAGAAGAGCGACGAGTTTTTTGTTCGGGTCGCACCCTTAAACTGGCTGGAGTTTACCGGTGAGGCAGGCAGAATGGAGCAATTTTCAGGAAAGGAGTTGGTTCGTGTGGGCGGAAAGGGCAGGATAGGATTCTTAACCCTTGATGGGTTTAAGGTGGATGATTTTTTCCGGGTTGGTGCCACTGTTGCCCCGCGTATTTTCTGGCTTTTTCCCCGGTCCGGCCTGGTGTTTGAGGAACAGGGCATGGGGCGCAATCGGGGTTGGGAAATTGGAGTTGACCTGAAGCCAGGGGAAAGGTTTTTTGGTGGCGCGGGTTTTCAACTGGTTTACTTCGACGAGAAAGACACCTTAATGTCCCGTTGGCTCGGTAGTGGGGAAAGCCGATTGCTAAACCTGAACTGGGATTGGTCGTTAATGGAACGGCTGAAGTTTGAAGGGGTTGGGGGTTATCAGATGCGTTTTTACTACGACTCGACTAATTCGAACTGGAGTCGGATTTTTGGTACGGTGAACACCGTCTGGAATCCGGTTTCGGGAGTGAGATTGGCAACCGATTTAAGTCAATCTTTTCGTCAGGTGCAGTTACGCGATGAACAGTTCCGCTATGTTGGACCGGGTCAGGGGCAGTATGTACGCGACTCAATTACTGGTGGTTATCTGCCTTCACCGGATGGAGATTACGAGCGAGTTGTGGTCTTTCTCGGCAGGTTTGCCGCAGCGCAGGAATTGGGGTGGAACGGGATGGTCGAGTTCAGTCGTTATGAGCCGCTAAACCTTTCCCTTTCTTTTACCCGCAACTGGACCCGCTCGGATACCGGTCTGTTGAGTGAACTTTTTCGGACCGACCTGCGTGCCGAACTGAATTCTTTCGTACCGGTTTTTAGCCCGAGTGCGGGTTTTTCTATTGACCGCAGTCAGGACCGAACCCTTACCTTTACAGGAAGAGGGGTGACTAATTATCGGGTGTTTCTTGAGATGGCAAGCGGTGCACTTAAAGAACTGGAGTTGCAGGGAAAAGTGGAGCGTGCGGAGCGAACACGGCGACTGGTTTCCGGTGAGGTTGACTATGAAGAAAAAGGATGGCGCTTTTCGTTTTCCCCGATTATTGGCAAACAGTTGCGGCTGGAGGTTATTCTGGCTTACGAACCCAAGGAGTTAAGCGAGCCGCTCGCTTACCCGGAACTGGGCAAGTTTCGACTGGATGCTCTTGAAGGTTGGTTAGCAAGGAGCAGTTCATTTGCTTCAAAAACAAAGTTGCGGGTTAGAGCAGGGGGGACCTATCGCCGGGCGTCAGTTGAGGTCTTACCCTGGGATGTGGAGTTGAATCAGCCTTTGGGATTTGTGCCAGAGGTGGGCGTAGAACTGGAGCAGATTTTCAGCGAAATTTTCAGCGCTACCGGGAGATACAACTACACCGACCGGCCCGGACGAACGGCAGAACACGAAGTAAGTTTTGAGTTACGGGCATTTTTTTAATCGGTGACCAAATCAGTTTTTGCTTGACAGGAGGCGGGGTTTTGGTGTATTGTTTTGTGCGGAGTTTATCAGGATGCACATCCATTTTTTGAGGAATAAGCATCAAAAAAGGTTTAAATCGGAAGAGTTCCGCATACCCGGCAAACCAAGGAGGGTGCTATGATGTCTTCAAGCCGGTCAGGTGCTCCGAGAATGGGTCCACCGCGGCGCGGCGCCAAAAAATCCAGTTCATTTCAGATGATGTTGTTTCTGGTTGTGGCGGTTCTGGTGGTGGTAATCATTGCTGTGGTTGCGTTTGGCGGCAAAAAGGGCGGAACCACAAAGACCGCCCGGGAAAAGAGGTCCCGAACTACGACGGTTGCAAAGACCGATGCCGGTTCGGAAACGCAGACGAGAGTCAGGAGTTCTGGCGGAAGAAGAGAACGAGAGGGCCGGCGTAGAATGACAAGAGAAGAAAGGGCAGCCCAGCGGCGAGAACGCAGGAAAAGGGAACGGGAAACGGGCCGGGTTACGGTCCGAAGTTCCCGGGGCGGTTACAGCACAAGAAGAAGCACTACGCCGGTTTTAAGAGCGATTATCGCGGAGCCGAGTGGTGGACGGGTGGCAGTGATTGGTGAACGGAAAGTTAAGGCAGGTGACCAGATTGAGGGGCGCAGGATTACCGAGGTAGGACCGGACAAGGTTAAGGTAGAGTATTTTACCAAAACCTACGAGGTAAAACTTAATCAACCACTTTACTAAAGATAGAACAATAGTTAGATATAGCCGTTTTGTTTTGTTGCTCGGGCTGTTGTTAACCGCCGTTTATCCCCGAGAACTGATTTTTAACGGCGATTTTGAACTGCCCCCAGATTCAGGATGGCAGATTGTGCGCTGGGGTCTTTTTCCTGATACCGGTAATTGCCGTTTGCGCTGGCAGCACAGTTTTAATCCGGACCGGGACTTTGAGGTACTGATTCACAAGATGCTTCATCAGGGGATGAAACTTTATCAGCGCGTGGAAACTCCTTCAATTGACAGTTTAGAGTTTTCCGTTTCCTGCCGGCTCACCGCCAAAAGTGAAAGTGATAGCCTGTTTGCCGCGGCAGCGGTCTGTCTGGAGTTTCTTGATAATGAAGATTCGGTTCTGGGCGAGACAAGGGTTTATTTCGCGACCCGGGGTTGTGATTGGCAGAACAGCCTATGGTTGCATCTCATTCCTGCCCCGGACTCATTGAACTGGTACGATTACCGTTTTCTGCTCCGGGATGAACTGGAAAGTCTGCCCGGAGTTCAGCCCGAACTGGTTAAGGCGGTTCGGATTGGACTGCTCGGGTTTGTCCTTGACAACTGTTGAGGGGTTTATCCGGCGGCGAAGGTCTTCGCCGATGACATCTCCCTGCACACGATTGAGGCACCGGCGCTGGTTTATAAAACATTCCGGGTTCTGGACAGCACCGGTGTGCCTAACGAAAAAATTGACCGGGGCGAAACGGTCGATTTAACCCTTATTCTGCGCAACGCCGGAGCCGGTATCGGTAATACCAGTGGCAGACTCGTCAGTCGAACACCGTTCATTGAAGTCCTGGACGGTGATGGGCTTTTTGGTCCGGCAGGAACCGGGGAAACGACCGCTTCGCTTGTTGACCGGTTTCGGATTCGGGCAATGGTTGATGCGCCAATCGAGGTACCGCTTTACTGCCGGCTGTTTCTCAGCGGCTCGGGATACAGCGACACAATTCTAATACCAATAATTGTTGGTGATTCGATGAATCTGCCGGTTGGTCCTGACGCTTATGGTTATCGGATTTATGACTGGACCGACTCCTGTTATCAGGAGATGCCGATTTACGACTGGTTTGAACTGCGCGGTATCGGAGAGGTGTTGACAATCGGTGATGATGAGACCAGATGGCTGGAGTTGCCGTCGGATTTTGGTTTCTGGCGCTATTACGGCGTTAACTACCGACATGTTTCAATCTGTGCCAATGGCTGGATTGCTGCGGACACAACCAGTCGCTGTGACTTTACCAATGTAGAACTGCCCTATTCTGGAGCGCCACCCAACATCGTTGCGTTTCTCTGGGACGATTTAGCGCCCAGCCGATACGGGACAATTTTATACCATTATGACCGGCAGGGGCACCGGTTTGTAATTCAGTTTGACTCGATTTCCTATTTCGGTCTGCCCGACCGCTGGGAAAAGGTTCAAATTCAGCTTTTTGACACCGCAGTTGCCGGGTCAAACCAGGACAATCCGATTGCCATTCAGTTCCAGACGGCCAACGACTTTCGTTCAGTCACAGTCGGGTTGCAAAATCGGGATGGTAGTGCGGGTTTGACCTATCTCTGGAATGGGAATTATCCGCGCACCGCCGCGCCTTTAATTCCAGCGCATGCCTTGTTTATTAAAGCCGGGGTAACAACCGGACAGGTAGAAAGCCCGGGTGAAATGTTTTGCGATAGACAGTTACGGGTGGTGCCCAATCCTTTCGGGCGCGAGGTGGTATTAGAACTCAATCCGGTTCATAGCATTCCGGCAGATGCCAAAGTTTATCAACCGGATGGTAGATTGGTTAAGAGGATAACTCCGGAACGGTCAAGAGTGGTGCGCTACTTCTGGGATGGTAGAGATGAGCGGGGAAGGATGGTTGCTCCGGGTTTGTATTTCATTGTCGTGCCAGATGGTACTGGTCAATTTCAATCGGCAAAGGTGATATTTTCACCATAAGATTATATTTGACCCGAGCGGTTATTAAGTTAAAATTTTCAAATGAGCGGTTTTCAGAGAAACCGAAGATTGAACAATCCTAAACATCCAACAGGAGGTCCCCAATGGTGAGGCGTGTGTTTGTAGTGCTGATGGCGATTGTTGCCATCGGTATCAGCCGGGCAGAGTGGCTCACGGTTAATGGTGCGCCCGATGTTCCGGCGGTCAAAATTCTCGAGCAGAGTTCAAGGAGCACAACCTTTGAAATCACCGTGCCCGGACTGGAACTGGAACGGGTTGCGGTTGACGGTCAGGAGTTTGTGCGGCTGAACCTGCCGGGTGAGGTGATGGCGGTGTTAGATGAGGGTAAGCCCCAGGTACCAAAAGTTTCGGTTCTACTGGGGATTCCGCAGGGTGCAAAGGTTAGCACCCGGGTTCTGAGCAAGGAGACCGAAAGGTTTAAGGTTGACCGGATTTACCCGTTGCAACCACCCTTGCTTGATAATCAGGAGCCCGGACCGCTGGTAATTGACCAGGCTTTCTACACCCAGAACATCTCTTATCCGGGTAAGGATGTGGAATTAATCAATACCGGTGTGTGGCGCGATTTAGGGGTGGCAAATTTGCAGGTTTATCCGGTTCAGGTCAATCCGGCAAAAGGTGAAATTGAGGTGACAAAACGGATTCGGGTCCGGGTTGACTATTCGGGCGGAAATTACCCTGAATTTGTTGCTGACTGGATGGTGCCGCTTTATAGCCGCTATGTGGACAACTTCAATCTCCTGCCGGTTAAGCCGTTAACGGACTATACGCCCGGTGTACGCTATCTTGTTTTCTGCCACCAGAAGTTTGATACCTGCGCCTATCTTAACGATTCGCTTCTTTCTTGGGTTCATCAGCGCGGTTATCAGGTCCGAAAAATCACCAAGGCGAGTTTTACCGCCCAGGAGATTAAGGACTCAATCCGGGCTGAGTACAACCGCAACAACCCGGCGCTTTTACGCTGGGTGTTGCTCGTTGGTGAATACGGCGACATTCCGATGGGCTCTTATTCCGGTGTGGGCCGGTCTGACTTCTGGTATTCGGATATCTCGCCCTGGCCCAGCGGCGACAACTATCCGGAAATCGGCATTGCCCGGCTTTCGGTGAAGAATCCGGTTGACCTGTCCCAGCAGATTACGAAGATTCTTAAGTACCAGAAAAATCCACCTTCCACCAACAACTGGCTTGACAAACTTTCAATGCCAGCGCATTCCCAAGATTATCCCGGAAAGTATTCGGGCTGTGTGCGCGGGATTTACTTTATGCCCAAGCCTTACTGGAACCCATCGGTGGTTGAGACGATTATGGGTTATTACACCGGCAATACCACGGTGACCAACGCGATAAATGAAGGCAGGGGTATTGTTGCCTATCGCGGACACGGTGACTATATGGAGTGGCAGGCATGGGGTAGGGACGGCTCCTGGTACAACTCGCATGTGAACGCATTGAGCAACGGTGACCTGACACCGGTGGTTTACAATATCGCGTGTAACTGTGGCGACATCTATCAGGACACCTGCCTTTCGGAAAAGTGGATGAACAAATATCCGGGCGGTGCCGCAGCAAGTTTAGCCGCAACTCAGGCTTCCTATACCTATCCAAATCACGGCATCTGCTCAACCTTAGTGCGGGCAACCTGTGACACCTGGACAATCACGGTGCCTGGTGTGCGTAACTACGGTCCGACCGTGTTCCACCTTGCCGATATCAAGTGCTATGGGGTTGATGCCTATGTGGCGAAGTACTGGCCCAGTTCACCTTATCCTGACAACATCTATATGTATGTAATGCTCGGTGACCCGTCAATGCCGGTCTGGGCAGGTGGAATGCCCCAATCACCAAGCGTGACTTTGCCCGATTCAATTCCGCTTGGACCTTACAATCTGAATGTCACGGTGCGGGTTGGGAGCAGACCGGTTGAAGGCGCGCTGGTTTGTGCCTACAAAGAGCCAGACATCTATGTCTCGGAACGGACCAATGCCAGCGGAGTTGCGGTTCTGGCACTTAATGCCAGCACACCGGGTGATGTGCGGATTACGGTGAGTGAAGGTCATGCTGAGCACTCGGTTTCTGGTGTGCAGCATACGCCGATTCTGCCCTTTACAACAACCAGGCCCGTAGGTGGCGGCGGAACACCACAGCCTTATGTTGTTTATGTTTCCAATATGGTTGTTGACTCACCACCTGGCGGCAATAGCAACGGCAGGTTTGATCCGGGTGAAACGGGCAAAATCTATGTAACGCTGCGCAATGCGGGCAATACCGAGGCTCAGGGTGTCACGGCACGCTTGAAATCGAGCAATAACCTTTTTGTAATTACCGATTCCACATCATCTTATGGGAATATCCCGCAGGATTCTTTAAGAAATAACCGCTCTGACCCGTTTGTTGCTCAGGCTAACGGCTCAATTCCGCCGGGAACGGTTGTGGTCTGTACCCTCAAGGTACATTCGGACAATTACCAGCACGACTGGACCTACACATTTAGTTTACAGGTGGGACAGCCGCCAATGCCCGGGCAGTTTATGGTTGACCTTGACACCGGCTCGGTGCTCCTTTCGGTGTGTGCAATCGGTTCCATCGGTTATGACGAACCGGCAACCGACTTAGGTCAGGGTTTCAAAGTACCGAAAACCGCGGCTTCCTGTCTCTACTTTGGTGCATTGCTCGCGGGCAACTCGCCAACCTATCTGGTGGACCATTTCTATGGCCAGCCGGCAAGTTCCGGGACAAATCACGACTGGCGCACTCCAGACAGTTTCCGGATGGTGACACCACCGGCACCTGCGGATGAGCACTGGCTCAATACCCTGACCGATGCGGGCCATTCAACACCCAAAGGTCTGCAGGCGAGTCAGCATCTCTATATGAATAGTGAAAGTGGTTATGACGACTGGGCGGTTTTGACCTATGAGTTCACGAACAACGGTTCCCAGCCGATTAACGGTTTCTATGCCGGGATAATTGCCGACTTTGATGTTGGTTCGTCGCCGACCACAAACATCGTAACCTCGGACACGGTGCGCCGCGCGGTATTGATGCGCCAGTCATCAAGCGAAAACCCGAGTGCGGGTCTGGTTCTGCTTGAGCCCGAACGGTATGCCAACATCGGCGCGCTGGACCACGCTATCTATGTTTATCCGGACTCCTGTATGACCGATAACCAGAAGTATCGGGTTCTCAATGGTACGATTGTTCAGCGCAACTCCAACCGGGCTTATGACTGGTCGGTGTTTGTTTCTGCCGGGCCTCAGGACCTGCCGGTTGGTGGCACCTGGCGGATTGCATTCGGCGTTGTTGGTGCGACTACGGTTAACGGGTTCTGGGAGGCGGCGGACAGTTGCCGGCGCTGGTACCAGGCGAACCTGCTTGGCGTGAAAGAGGAGTCGGGTGAGGTTCAGGCGAGTGCGGCAAAGCCGCTCGTTATCAGTCCGAACCCGTTCCGCAATGGTGCCTTCATCAACTACTTCAGCCCAGAAAAAGGCAATCTGGAACTTTTGGTGTTTGATGCAGCGGGCAGAGTTATGGAACAGCACAGTTTTGCGGTTGAACCCGGAGCGGGCAGATTCTTCTACAAACCGGGCAGGCTTGCCAATGGCGTTTACTTCCTGAAGGTACGGGCACCAGGCTCAAGTGCGGTCGCCAAATTCTTAGTGGTCGAGTAGCGATTTACGGTTAATGCGAATGGGGCGCTCTTTGCAGGGCGCCCCTTAATTTTAATAGAATTTTTTACCCTAACCGGCGGGGCGGGATTGATTGGATTTAACCAGTAGGGAAAATTGTTGATTTCGCATCTGATACTGATGCTGGTTGAAAAGCGGGCATTAAAACCGGTTTAGTAGCCGGTGGTAGTTCAAAAAGAAAATCGGGAGTCAGGGTTAAAACCGTAATAGAAATGGTTTTGGAGATGGTTTTACGCACAATTTCCCATACCATTCCGGAGACTACCCCAGGGTTGGGTAGGGAAAATCGGGCGAG
The nucleotide sequence above comes from candidate division WOR-3 bacterium. Encoded proteins:
- a CDS encoding tetratricopeptide repeat protein, whose translation is MEIVLFVLTMLVITAAGVILLLVRKQTRLRHKLLLLEQELSLIERTAFRNYYTRLNQFGRRLGIVYIDGLTHTNKAEVARLFEAGMKMAERRVWDKALNRWEEAKKEAAGTELVALHLLCGGCQFFNRKLELAEQEFIQALNIARKLGSISATAAACFLAARIAREKNDLSKAQTLLKETIRLSRLIKYADWEARALINLAEILAQKNQIEAALEHHRTALRLLESIGDHRAAVAQYTAIGDLLFTRGELDRARAAYEDGLHMSRQFRNRLGEAEHLTAIGTIHRAQQDYKRAIDALDRALQIYRDLNYLRGQARTLYELGLTHEHTDSIDIAREFFEQGLSFARKVNDRKLISRNLIGLAVNCIMHQNYQRARALIDEAIMLDREPNREKELAGDLILSGRLWVLQNEPSQGIVQLEEARELSRRSADIRHEIKALLELCRAYRISGDRKKARAALEQLIELTHRSGDKATLADAIAEQGLIKFLEGNWQEALKDFSDALSRHQSLMNRSATIDDLYHIGLVLHKQNQPAQAKERLEEALNLNRQLHDNRREANIRRALADVFYSLNDGSGAKQYLLQALELFRLLNDPQGEADCLVKLGEFLAISQPNEAQSNLEQALRIYQRIKDEKGIQTTTAMLKNISIQSTI
- a CDS encoding T9SS type A sorting domain-containing protein, with the protein product MVRRVFVVLMAIVAIGISRAEWLTVNGAPDVPAVKILEQSSRSTTFEITVPGLELERVAVDGQEFVRLNLPGEVMAVLDEGKPQVPKVSVLLGIPQGAKVSTRVLSKETERFKVDRIYPLQPPLLDNQEPGPLVIDQAFYTQNISYPGKDVELINTGVWRDLGVANLQVYPVQVNPAKGEIEVTKRIRVRVDYSGGNYPEFVADWMVPLYSRYVDNFNLLPVKPLTDYTPGVRYLVFCHQKFDTCAYLNDSLLSWVHQRGYQVRKITKASFTAQEIKDSIRAEYNRNNPALLRWVLLVGEYGDIPMGSYSGVGRSDFWYSDISPWPSGDNYPEIGIARLSVKNPVDLSQQITKILKYQKNPPSTNNWLDKLSMPAHSQDYPGKYSGCVRGIYFMPKPYWNPSVVETIMGYYTGNTTVTNAINEGRGIVAYRGHGDYMEWQAWGRDGSWYNSHVNALSNGDLTPVVYNIACNCGDIYQDTCLSEKWMNKYPGGAAASLAATQASYTYPNHGICSTLVRATCDTWTITVPGVRNYGPTVFHLADIKCYGVDAYVAKYWPSSPYPDNIYMYVMLGDPSMPVWAGGMPQSPSVTLPDSIPLGPYNLNVTVRVGSRPVEGALVCAYKEPDIYVSERTNASGVAVLALNASTPGDVRITVSEGHAEHSVSGVQHTPILPFTTTRPVGGGGTPQPYVVYVSNMVVDSPPGGNSNGRFDPGETGKIYVTLRNAGNTEAQGVTARLKSSNNLFVITDSTSSYGNIPQDSLRNNRSDPFVAQANGSIPPGTVVVCTLKVHSDNYQHDWTYTFSLQVGQPPMPGQFMVDLDTGSVLLSVCAIGSIGYDEPATDLGQGFKVPKTAASCLYFGALLAGNSPTYLVDHFYGQPASSGTNHDWRTPDSFRMVTPPAPADEHWLNTLTDAGHSTPKGLQASQHLYMNSESGYDDWAVLTYEFTNNGSQPINGFYAGIIADFDVGSSPTTNIVTSDTVRRAVLMRQSSSENPSAGLVLLEPERYANIGALDHAIYVYPDSCMTDNQKYRVLNGTIVQRNSNRAYDWSVFVSAGPQDLPVGGTWRIAFGVVGATTVNGFWEAADSCRRWYQANLLGVKEESGEVQASAAKPLVISPNPFRNGAFINYFSPEKGNLELLVFDAAGRVMEQHSFAVEPGAGRFFYKPGRLANGVYFLKVRAPGSSAVAKFLVVE